TTCACGTTTTGCTAGTGAGTTCAATTCTGCCTGAATTGCTTCCTTCCACATTGGCCAATCATTTCTACGTCGACATTCTTCGACGGATTgtggttcaatatcatcattacttctggtaatgtcaaatgcaactttaaatgaaaatatgttgtcgacaacaattttatttctatcaaatatttctcctgtacttatataatttattgagatctcattattttcaggtaCCTGTTCCTCTTCAGGGGGTAACTCTTCAGGAGATTCCTCTTCAAGAGGTTCCTCTTCAGGGGGTTTCTTTCCAGGAGAATTttgtacagaaagtttggatggatcaatttccgttgcctgttttgtgggtaaggcctcttcaggagcgccgatttcatttccttgtgcttttctcTTCCGGGGAATCTTATCCTTTGCACCAATAGGTCTTCCACGCTTCAGGCGTGCCTTAGACTCATTTGCTGCTGTATTAATTAATTGTCCTACAGGGACTTCTATCTTTGCTGGAGTATTAGCAGctggaatgtgagacttaattattttcttgttgtcagtaaatgcatccggcaattgatttgcaatactctgcaaatgaatgatcctctgaacttctagttcacactgatttgtacgaggatcaaaatgagataacgtcgaattattccaagtgatttcttgtcgtgcttctggcaacgacttttctttccctagtgatggaaatatattttcatcaaaatgacaatcttcaaaacgtgctttaaaaatatcaccagttaAAGGTTCAAGATATCTAATAATAGATggagaatcaaaaccaatataaatcccaagtctacgttgaggtcccatcttagtgcgctgaggtggagcaattggaacatatacagcacaaccaaaaatgcgaaaatgaaaaatatttggtggttgaccaaatgcaagttgtaaaggagaatatttttggtaagatgttggtctgatccgaactaatgatgcagcatgtaatattgcatgtccCCAAGCAGAAATAggtagttttgatttcataagcaaaggtcgagcaattaactgaagtcgtttaataaacgattcaGCTAAACCATTTTGAGTGTGTGTATGAGCAACAGGATGCTCAACATTAATACCGATTGACATGCAATAATCATAAAATGCTTGAGATGTAAATTCACCCGCATTATCCATccgaatagattgaattggataaTCAGGGAATTGTGCccgtaatctaattatttgggcaagaagtctagcaaatgcaacattacgagtagaaagtaggcaaacatgtgaccatctagttgatgcatctattaaaaccataaaatatctaaatggcccacatggagggtgaattggcccacatatatccccttgaattctttgtaaaaatgatggagattcaaGAATTACCTTAGAAATGGATggttttattacaagtttaccttgagaacatgcagcacaaggataatcactttgtaaaagaatcttctggttctttaagggatgcccatgagagttctcaattattcgaagcatcataattgttcccggatgtccaagacgatcatgccaaagcataaacatctttggattagagcacttctggtgcatcacaacatgtgattcaattgttcttattgttgtataatacaacccggaagagaaagcaggcagtttttccaatatgagcttctggcccgaaattattgaagtaatataaagatattcgtcactgccttcattagtggtttcaacatgataaccatttagacgaatatctttaaaactgattaaatttcttctagatttagaagaatacaaagcatcatcaatacaaaattttgttccttttggcaatataatatttgctcttccagagccttcaattaggtttgatgaacctgatattgtattgacactagctttgtttaatattaagtattgaaaatatttcttatctctaagaattgtgTGCGTTGTACAACTGTCTGCTAAACACAAATCTTCACCAATCATCTTTGAATTAATCATTCCATCAGTATGGCCCATGCCTCCatatataaatgaaataaatttcattaattaaaagaaaataacaaaatacaattaaaagtgaaaatgtaaacataatatgataaaaacataatgaaaacatattaattgTTGTAGACATATTCATCACCAATCAAAAGATCTGTTTTTCCGTTAGAGTCTtcaaagaaatcagaaacaTCAAGATGAGTGCTACCCTCTCCTTTTAGAGTATCAAGAAAAAATGGAGAATCTGCAGGATTACTGTGATTGGCAAAATTCATTTCaatccctttttctttctcttttatggagGCTTGATATAGGTCTACCAGATGTTTAGGCGTACGACAGGTACGCGACCAATGTCCTTTCATACCACACCTGTAACATTTATCTTCATAGTTCTTTGTAGGTTTATTCTGCAAacctttgttttcattttgtttcgcCTCAGTGTGGTTCCACTTCTGGTGGTAAGGgacatttcttttgtaagaattatgagtaCGTTCCCCTTGACCTCTATAATTTTTTCTACCACGTCCACGTCCACGACCACGGTTTCCTTTATTACCATGAAATGAGGTTCCATTTGCTTCAGGAAATGGTGTAGAACCCGTTGGACGAGATTGGTGATTTTTCATCAATAGCTCGTTGTTTTGCTCAGCAactagaagacaagatattagttCAGAATATCTTGTGAATTTACGCTCTCGATATTGCTGCTGCAGGAGCACATTCGAGGCATGAAATGTGGTATACGTTTTTTCTAACATATCCACATCAGTAACTTTTTCTCCACACAATTTTAATTGTGAGCTGATTTTAAAGAGTGCAGAGTTATATTCACTGACACTCTTAAAATCTTGCAACCTCAGGTGCATCCAATCATAACGAGCTTTAGGGAGGATAACTGTCTTCTGGTGCTCGTATCTCTCCCTTAAATTATTCCACAAGGTCAAGGGATCCTTTACCGTAAGATACTCAGTTTTTAATTCTTCATGCAAATGATGGCGAAGAAAAATCATTGCTTTAGCGCGATCCTGCTGGGATGCTTGATTATCTTCCTTAATAGTATTTCCAAGATTCATAGCTTCAAGATGGATCTCAGCATCAAGGATCCAAGATAAGTAATTGTTGCCAGAAACATCAAGAGCGACAAACTCAAGTTTTGTAAGATTTGACATTATCTatgacaaaaatatatcaagaattaaataaataaacattattaaaaattaagtgataatatacgcaaacaaacaaaacataaaataaaattttaactataAATCATCATATTCATAGCATTAGGATGATAACGTTTTAGTTCACATATTCTCACATGGATCATAAGATTTAtatgttataatatgattcttaaaataataaaaatttctaagcatatgttagaatgttaattaacaaaatagataataagattattaaatcttaaagAGACTTACATAAGAATATCCCACGgatagcttttgatgttgaagatcaataactggctagagcttcgtgctgataacgtgttgtaaaattaatgaaaataacaagacaagataaagagattgtaaatatgtgaaactagttcttcaggaactatgtatgattcttctctataattgtgtgttttacaaagtatccaatactcccttttatagacatagaatcatagtgggaggttaaggaataggaaatgataggacatgaattaaaaggctacatcaatgtattacatgaatgttatggaattctaaaagatgacatgaatgtgtagaattccaatagatgaaactaaatggtcatccaccaaatgcatgaatgcattcataacagatatttgtttttcttttatgtgatttttacgattttcacttattttttgtaagtgttattctgcttttgaaagtcaaaacatgcaaaattttatttgattattgtgcacaaaaggaatataaatgcttttaaaacactaaagagttaattaagcattaaatttgaaatgttttttttttaatgttcaaaattatatggattttatttttattgaaacatatcatatcatatcatatcatatatatatataaaagccgagttttttcttagaatgacatagaatagtgacacgtggcatgaacccatactttttagtgtctaaaccggtcatttaaatactgaaccggtcttttaaataaaattgaaccggtctatttaatctctctctctctctctctctctattaatgatacaagtagcccctctctctcaattaatgatataagtatgactctttggtatttttatatttttggttgaaatctaaatataaccggtctatttaatctctctctctattaatgatacaagtagcctctctctctcaattaatgatataagtatgattctttggtatttttatatttttggttgaaatctaaatatgtttccattttgtttgtgaaatttgtgattgaacaattcttcatttgaatgtttatgagatttttttttgttcatttgctttttcgaatgttcagaattatataggattgaaatataatagatatcacaccaacattaaaaaaaattcctactaattttctattttatattttgataatcaaaatcgtggttttcttcttgctatttttcttcttaatacttattttcattataaactacacctatctgaacaaatattttaaattgttttaatttatatgaatgaaactaaaaataagagttttatgtattaattgatttaaatgttttatgggatatttgtttttcttttatgtgatttttacgattttcacttattttttgtaagtattattctgcttttgaaagtaaaaaatgcaaaattttatttgattattgtgcacaaaaggaatataaatgcttttaaaacactaaagagttaat
This DNA window, taken from Alnus glutinosa chromosome 5, dhAlnGlut1.1, whole genome shotgun sequence, encodes the following:
- the LOC133869020 gene encoding uncharacterized protein LOC133869020 encodes the protein MSNLTKLEFVALDVSGNNYLSWILDAEIHLEAMNLGNTIKEDNQASQQDRAKAMIFLRHHLHEELKTEYLTVKDPLTLWNNLRERYEHQKTVILPKARYDWMHLRLQDFKSVSEYNSALFKISSQLKLCGEKVTDVDMLEKTYTTFHASNVLLQQQYRERKFTRYSELISCLLVAEQNNELLMKNHQSRPTGSTPFPEANGTSFHGNKGNRGRGRGRGRKNYRGQGERTHNSYKRNVPYHQKWNHTEAKQNENKGLQNKPTKNYEDKCYRCGMKGHWSRTCRTPKHLVDLYQASIKEKEKGIEMNFANHSNPADSPFFLDTLKGEGSTHLDVSDFFEDSNGKTDLLIGDEYVYNN